A genomic window from Fusarium oxysporum Fo47 chromosome VIII, complete sequence includes:
- a CDS encoding P-loop containing nucleoside triphosphate hydrolase protein, whose product MGDVAVENPANQVAPHKRAAHSTIPTIDNFEGVSTDGGDDYANLKKLQRQLEYIQLQEEYIKDEQRSLKRELVRAQEEIKRIQSVPLVIGQFMEAIDQNTGIVQSSTGSNYVVRILSTLDREKLKASSSVALHRHSNALVDILPPEADSSIAMLGADEKPDVTYADVGGLDMQKQEIREAVELPLTHFDLYKQIGIDPPRGVLLYGPPGTGKTMLVKAVANSTTANFIRVVGSEFVQKYLGEGPRMVRDVFRMARENSPAIIFIDEIDAIATKRFDAQTGADREVQRILLELLNQMDGFDQTANVKVIMATNRADTLDPALLRPGRLDRKIEFPSLRDRRERRLIFSTIAGKMSLAPEVDLDSLIVRNDPLSGAVIAAIMQEAGLRAVRKNRYNIIQSDLEDAYSSQVKGTGEENKFDFYK is encoded by the exons ATGGGTGACGTCGCTGTCGAAAACCCAGCAAACCAAGTGGCACCTCACAAGAGGGCCGCGCACTCAACCATTCCCACAATTGATAACTTCGAGGGTGTATCAACCGATGGAGGAGACGACTACGCGaacctcaagaagctccagagGCAACTAGA GTACATCCAGCTGCAAGAAGAGTATATCAAGGATGAGCAAAG GAGTTTGAAGCGTGAGCTTGTACGGGCTCAAGAAGAAATCAAGCGGATTCAGAGCGTGCCATTAGTTATAGGACAGTTTATGGAGGCTATTGACCAAAA TACTGGAATTGTGCAGTCTAGCACCGGATCCAACTATGTCGTCAGAATCCTCTCTACCCTCGACCgggagaagctcaaggcttCCTCCTCGGTTGCCCTCCATCGACACTCTAACGCCCTTGTCGATATTCTTCCCCCCGAGGCCGACTCCTCCATTGCTATGCTTGGCGCCGACGAGAAGCCCGATGTGACATACGCCGATGTCGGTGGTCTGGACATGCAGAAGCAGGAGATTCGCGAAGCTGTCGAGCTCCCCTTGACACACTTTGACCTCTACAAGCAGATCGGTATCGACCCCCCTCGAGGTGTTCTGCTCTACGGCCCTCCTGGTACCGGCAAGACTATGTTGGTCAAGGCCGTTGCCAACTCAACCACCGCCAACTTCATCCGAGTTGTCGGTTCCGAGTTTGTTCAGAAGTATCTCGGTGAGGGTCCCCGAATGGTCCGTGATGTTTTCCGCATGGCTCGCGAGAACTCTCCCGCTATTATCTTCATCGATGAAATCGACGCCATTGCCACCAAGCGATTCGACGCCCAGACCGGTGCCGATCGAGAAGTCCAGCGTATTCTTCTCGAACTTCTCAACCAGATGGATGGTTTCGATCAGACCGCTAACGTCAAGGTCATCATGGCCACCAACCGAGCCGATACTCTTGACCCTGCTCTTCTCCGACCTGGACGTCTCGACCGAAAGATCGAATTCCCCTCTCTGCGAGATCGCCGTGAACGAcgtctcatcttctccaccaTCGCCGGCAAGATGAGTCTGGCTCCCGAAGTCGATCTCGACTCCCTTATCGTCCGAAACGACCCTCTGTCTGGTGCTGTCATCGCTGCGATCATGCAGGAGGCTGGTCTCCGTGCTGTCCGTAAGAACCGTTACAACATCATTCAGAGTGATCTCGAGGACGCCTACTCAAGCCAGGTCAAGGGTACCGGCGAAGAGAACAAGTTTGATTTCTACAAATAG
- a CDS encoding Endoribonuclease L-PSP/chorismate mutase-like protein, with amino-acid sequence MAPQIEAVSTKSAPAPLPQFSQAVKHNGMVYCSGNIGAIPGTNFELVEGTVKDRARQAIKNLEAILKESGSSLRNIVKMNIYITNMQNFALVNEAYDEFFTLEPKPARTCVAVFQLPLGTDVEIECTAALD; translated from the exons ATGGCCCCTCAGATCGAAGCTGTTTCTACCAAATCTGCCCCGGCTCCGCTGCCGCAATTCTCCCAGGCCGTCAAGCACAATGGCATGGTGTACTGCTCCGGAAACATCGGAGCCATTCCTGGGACCAATTTTGAGCTGGTAGAGGGAACAGTTAAGGATAGAGCG CGACAAGCTATCAAGAACCTGGAAGCCATCCTCAAAGAGTCCGGCAGCAGCCTGAGAAATATCGTCAAGATGAACATCTACATCACAAATATGCAAAACTTTGCTCTTGTGAATGAGGCCTATGATGAGTTCTTTACTTTGGAGCCCAAGCCG GCTAGAACTTGTGTAGCAGTCTTTCAGCTGCCGTTGGGAactgatgttgagattgagtgCACTGCAGCTCTCGACTAG